A genomic stretch from uncultured Methanobrevibacter sp. includes:
- a CDS encoding nitrous oxide reductase family maturation protein NosD, whose amino-acid sequence MNKKKCLLFGFLILILIISLASVNASENTSYSDDSITSIGDNIQSIEDPGNVINENQVTQKYPNISNEKDTTDIISSSTLSSNHYVSGTSFSNIRSAANSSKPGDTITLNGTYHSDKKQITINTDNITIKGKSPNSKAILDGSDSETRILRINGDNVHLENLIFQNVHADIWGGTISSYGKHLTITNCEFINNNAQIGAIVLNNESHNATIKNCIFKENGAIFTHNGTGGYGGAIDTHALNTKIINCTFTSNNALGGGAIYMLHHGNNTIKDCTFTNNTAKNGGAILQAKDNTNLNIINCNFTNNTAENNGGALYLNNKTAIKNSRFLDNLALSYGGGAFVNSLNEMINCKFENNIALSNGGGIYYKNGLNSQIISSTFSNNLAKLGGAIFTNHTLNISRSNFTLNNAILGGAIFNNAILKLNKSLFKFNTALNGSSIYNNNTAILSTNIFQDNQAKSYKLNVINYSTKNKENIIDLLVFLEYGDNYPGVYSLGDLIVDDLAPTLSKGAPNQELILTLNGKNFTSITNSSGFAIFEIPAKNLKNGNYSFQITHPTSNISTPINITGILEIFNKETNNNENNNKNSNINNEDTSRNSTNIIEMENNHKKVHSKLLSSGDTSDIVIYSDNPYIKIDTSTSSKNKNDIDKMFFGLFKDYTDDFYKKFPYAKNRTDANMLFISYLYKEFSHDLLTNPNSFLSIYPIALGLDLYVVGAFAEAYVACNGSISGFLKYPFFHDPQYNKFMDATFGEYSPWIKGILDFAIGIDANGDMSIAQFIINVISLLGVGLLEKGGSKILTRLNKLNMYLKGSKITIFIPNRLPNLNTMLNLVDISIQLVNKPHTGIISLTYDIGKFLAEKFGFNMASKGTESSIITSIIKTSQIIDRYLNNLSKPVLNILTADFLTFSSKVKNLTKTLTKYNASNKRKTVLYKGNTSIYKKNKEGQIKFIKKISKKISKITPKQIKNKIKRGIKKLAKQLGISNKNKKEYGKKQKIIIKTAKKVIEKVSTKVKTKTNKKRTKYPKNNKKGKNNKMHKVTQTAKKFTAKVGNIIKSKGKQLMNKVVNNTKKLLKSFIN is encoded by the coding sequence ATGAATAAGAAAAAATGTTTATTATTTGGTTTTCTAATTTTAATATTGATCATTTCACTTGCCTCTGTTAATGCTAGTGAAAACACATCCTATTCAGATGATTCCATCACTTCAATTGGTGACAATATACAGTCCATTGAAGATCCTGGCAATGTCATCAATGAAAACCAAGTCACACAAAAATATCCGAACATTTCAAATGAAAAAGACACAACAGACATCATTAGCTCATCCACACTAAGTTCCAATCACTATGTTTCAGGAACATCATTTTCCAACATCCGTTCAGCAGCCAACAGCTCCAAACCAGGAGACACAATAACACTAAACGGCACATACCATAGCGACAAAAAGCAAATCACCATCAACACAGACAACATCACCATAAAAGGCAAATCACCCAATTCCAAAGCAATCCTAGATGGCAGCGACAGTGAAACCCGTATCCTACGCATCAACGGAGACAATGTTCATCTGGAAAACCTAATCTTCCAGAATGTCCATGCAGACATCTGGGGCGGAACAATAAGCTCCTACGGAAAACACCTGACAATCACCAACTGCGAATTCATTAACAACAATGCCCAAATAGGTGCAATCGTACTGAACAACGAATCCCACAACGCAACAATAAAAAACTGCATATTCAAGGAAAACGGAGCCATATTCACACACAATGGAACAGGAGGGTATGGAGGAGCAATAGACACACATGCACTAAACACCAAAATAATCAACTGCACATTCACAAGCAACAACGCCCTAGGCGGTGGAGCAATATACATGCTGCACCACGGAAACAACACAATCAAAGACTGCACATTCACAAACAACACAGCAAAAAACGGCGGAGCAATACTCCAAGCAAAAGACAACACAAACCTAAATATAATAAACTGCAACTTCACAAACAACACAGCAGAAAACAACGGAGGAGCATTATACCTAAACAACAAAACAGCTATTAAAAATTCAAGGTTCCTAGATAATCTGGCATTATCCTACGGCGGAGGAGCATTTGTCAACTCATTAAATGAAATGATAAATTGCAAATTTGAAAATAACATAGCATTATCAAATGGAGGAGGAATATATTACAAGAATGGGCTAAATTCCCAAATAATTTCCTCCACATTTTCAAATAATCTGGCTAAGCTTGGAGGTGCAATATTTACAAACCATACACTAAACATTTCAAGATCCAATTTCACATTAAACAATGCAATTTTAGGTGGAGCAATATTCAACAACGCCATCTTAAAATTAAACAAATCACTCTTTAAATTTAATACCGCTTTAAACGGAAGCTCAATATACAATAACAACACAGCAATTCTCTCTACTAATATTTTCCAGGACAACCAAGCCAAAAGCTACAAACTTAATGTAATCAATTACAGCACAAAAAACAAGGAAAATATAATTGATCTGCTTGTCTTCCTAGAATATGGAGACAATTACCCTGGAGTATACAGCCTTGGAGATTTGATTGTTGATGATCTTGCTCCCACATTGTCTAAAGGTGCACCAAATCAAGAGTTAATTCTAACTCTCAATGGCAAAAACTTTACAAGCATTACCAATTCTTCAGGATTTGCCATATTTGAAATACCAGCAAAAAACCTTAAAAACGGAAATTATTCTTTCCAAATAACACACCCCACAAGCAACATATCCACTCCCATAAACATCACTGGAATATTAGAGATATTCAATAAAGAAACTAACAATAATGAGAATAACAATAAAAATAGTAACATAAATAATGAGGATACTTCAAGAAATTCAACCAATATTATTGAAATGGAAAATAACCATAAAAAAGTCCATTCTAAACTTTTATCTAGTGGAGACACATCGGATATTGTTATCTATTCAGATAACCCTTATATCAAAATAGACACATCCACCAGTTCAAAGAATAAAAATGATATTGATAAAATGTTCTTTGGTTTATTTAAGGATTATACTGATGATTTTTATAAAAAGTTCCCATATGCAAAAAATAGAACAGATGCAAATATGTTATTCATATCATATCTTTATAAAGAGTTCTCTCATGATTTATTGACTAATCCTAACTCTTTCCTATCCATATACCCTATTGCTTTAGGATTGGATCTGTATGTTGTTGGCGCATTCGCTGAAGCATATGTTGCATGCAATGGCAGCATCAGTGGATTCTTAAAATATCCCTTCTTCCATGACCCACAATATAACAAATTTATGGATGCAACATTTGGCGAGTATTCCCCATGGATAAAAGGCATTCTAGATTTTGCTATAGGCATAGATGCAAATGGAGATATGTCAATAGCTCAATTTATAATAAATGTTATTTCTTTATTAGGTGTTGGATTATTAGAAAAGGGAGGTTCCAAAATATTAACTAGATTAAATAAACTCAATATGTACCTTAAAGGTTCAAAGATAACAATATTTATTCCTAATAGGCTTCCTAATCTAAACACTATGTTAAATCTAGTTGATATATCTATTCAGTTGGTTAATAAGCCCCATACAGGAATAATTTCTTTAACATATGACATTGGCAAGTTTCTTGCAGAGAAATTTGGGTTTAATATGGCATCTAAAGGTACAGAATCCAGCATAATAACTTCAATTATTAAAACATCCCAAATAATCGATAGATACCTAAATAATTTAAGCAAACCAGTATTAAATATACTAACTGCAGATTTTCTAACTTTTTCTTCAAAAGTTAAAAATTTAACTAAAACTCTCACAAAATATAATGCATCTAATAAAAGAAAAACAGTATTATATAAAGGTAATACATCAATTTACAAAAAAAATAAAGAAGGCCAAATTAAATTCATCAAAAAAATTTCTAAAAAAATTTCTAAAATAACACCCAAACAAATAAAAAATAAAATAAAAAGAGGAATAAAAAAATTAGCTAAACAATTAGGAATTTCAAATAAAAACAAAAAAGAATATGGCAAAAAACAAAAAATTATAATTAAAACTGCAAAAAAAGTCATCGAAAAAGTTAGTACAAAAGTTAAAACCAAAACAAACAAGAAAAGAACAAAATACCCAAAAAATAATAAAAAAGGTAAAAATAATA